Part of the Methylorubrum populi genome is shown below.
CGGCATCCGCAAGGTCGAGTGCGCCGGCCCCGTCACCGTCGCGCAGAAGGATCAGGTCGCCACCGGCGATAACGCGGTGTTCGATCAAGAGGCCAAGCGCATCGTGCTGACCGGCAATGTCGTGCTCAGCCAGTGCCAGAACGTCACCCGCGGCTCTCGGCTCGTCTACGACATGGCGACGGGCCGGGCGAACATGGACCCGGTGGCGGGCGGTCGCGTCTCCGCGATGTTCGTGCCCGGCGAGGGGGGCGACGCCAAGGGCGGGCAGGCCGGCGGCCAGCCGAAGGGCTGCACCCAGCCGGCCGTGGCCGGAAAGCCGGGTTCCAAGGCCGCCGAGAAGCCGGCCGTGAAGACGCGGGCGCAGGCGAACTGACCGTGACGGGAGCCGGGATGCCTGCGGGCGTGCCGCTGCGGGCGGTCGTCGAACCGAGGCCGGCGAGAAGCGGCCGCAAGGGCTCGTGGCTCGGTCGCCTGTTCGGGCGCGGTGGCTCCACGCCGCAGGCCGCGCCCGACCCCGCGCTCGCTGAGGGGGGCGGTCCGGGCGTGCTGCACGTCCGGGGCCTTCGCAAGAGCTACGGCGCGCGCACCGTCGTCCATGAGGCGGGGCTCACCGTCCACAACGGCGAGGCGGTAGGGCTGCTCGGGCCGAACGGCGCGGGCAAGACCACGATCTTCTACATGATCACCGGTCTCGTGCCGGCCGATCGCGGCTTCATCAGCCTCGACGGCATGGAGATCACCCATCTGCCGATGTATCAGCGCGCCCGGCTCGGCATCGGTTACCTGCCGCAGGAAGCCTCGATCTTCCGCGGGCTGTCGGTCGAGGACAACATCCGCGCCGTGCTGGAAGTGGCCGAGCCCGACCGCAGGGCGCGCGAGCGCAAGCTCGACTCGCTGCTCGAGGAGTTCGATATCGCGCGGCTTCGCAAGTCGCCCTCCATCGCCCTGTCGGGCGGCGAGCGTCGCCGCTGCGAGATCGCCCGGGCGCTCGCCTCCTCGCCGACCTTCATGCTGCTCGACGAGCCCTTCGCCGGCATCGACCCGATTGCGGTGGGCGACATCCAGGACTTGGTGAAGCACCTGAAGCAGCGCGGCATCGGCGTGCTCATCACCGACCACAATGTCCGCGAGACGCTGGGCCTGATCGACCGCGCCTACATCGCCCATTCCGGCCGTATCCTCACCGAGGGCACGCCCGAGCAGATCGTGGCCAATGAGGATGCCCGCCGGCTCTATCTCGGCGAGGATTTCCGGCTCTGATCTGGCCGGCCCGCGCGGCAGAGGCCGCCGGGGTGCCGTCGATCGCCGTCTTGAAAATGAGGCGATAGCGGTAACGGCCCCTGAACTACGCGCGCCGATGCCCAGGTCGTGCGCAAGGTTTTCTTGAGCCTTGAAATGCAATCCATCCGCAACGTCTCACGCAGTGCGTGTAGAGGTTTCGCGGGGCTTGATCGGTGCAGGTCTGTGGCGCTGCTGCCCACCCAAGTGGAATTCAGGGTGCGGATGCCAATCAGACTTTGACGAGCGGTTCGGATGGGGCTAGACCTAAACAAAGGAGAAGCAAAGAACGTGCCGAATGTGGTGCGGCTCACGCCTGGGCTGCGATTTGTCAACAATTTCTGAGAGTTGGACGTCGCGATGAGTCTGCTGCAACGGCTTGAAATGCGCCAGGGCCAGTCCCTGGTGATGACGCCGCAACTGCTGCAGGCGATCAAGCTTCTCCAGCTCTCGCAGCTCGATCTCGCCGCCTATGTCGATGCCGAGCTGGAGCGCAATCCGCTGCTGGAACGCACCGAGGGCGAGCCAGCCTCCGAGCGCGAGGCGCCGGAGGCAACTGGCGACGGCGAGTACGAGGGCGGCGACGGGCCGGAGCCCGAGGCGTGGCTCGCCTCCGACATGACGCCGAGCCGCAGCGAGATCGAGGGCGACCTCGACACGCGCCTCGACAACGTCTTCGCCGACGAGAATCCCGCCCCGCGCGAGAGCGGGACCGGCGACATGCTCTCGCTGACGCCCGCGCCCTACGGCAATACCGGCGGCAGTTTCGACGGGGAGCTTCCCGATTTCGAGGCGTCGCTCACCGCCGAGACGAGCCTGCGCGA
Proteins encoded:
- the lptB gene encoding LPS export ABC transporter ATP-binding protein, yielding MPAGVPLRAVVEPRPARSGRKGSWLGRLFGRGGSTPQAAPDPALAEGGGPGVLHVRGLRKSYGARTVVHEAGLTVHNGEAVGLLGPNGAGKTTIFYMITGLVPADRGFISLDGMEITHLPMYQRARLGIGYLPQEASIFRGLSVEDNIRAVLEVAEPDRRARERKLDSLLEEFDIARLRKSPSIALSGGERRRCEIARALASSPTFMLLDEPFAGIDPIAVGDIQDLVKHLKQRGIGVLITDHNVRETLGLIDRAYIAHSGRILTEGTPEQIVANEDARRLYLGEDFRL